In Paenibacillus sonchi, a single genomic region encodes these proteins:
- the dagF gene encoding 2-dehydro-3-deoxy-phosphogluconate aldolase, producing MSQIQQRLYRNRAALNVLAGSMENARDVFAAAEGHVLVGVLSKNYATAEAAAAAMTAYGQDIQDAVSIGLGAGDNRQAAVVAEIAKSYPGSHINQVFPAVGATRTNLGARDSWINSLVSPCGQAGFVNISTGPVSSGIIPQAIVPVEAAIALVRDMGGNALKYFPMQGLKLEEEYRAVATACGEAGFALEPTGGIDMDNFGPILEIALQAGVPQVIPHVYSSIIDAGTGHTNVQDVRRLLGIMKSLVDQYA from the coding sequence ATGAGTCAAATTCAGCAGCGTTTGTACAGGAACAGAGCCGCACTTAATGTGCTGGCAGGCAGTATGGAGAATGCCAGAGACGTCTTTGCGGCTGCGGAAGGGCATGTCCTGGTTGGCGTACTCTCCAAAAATTACGCCACCGCAGAGGCAGCGGCCGCTGCCATGACCGCATACGGCCAGGACATTCAGGATGCCGTATCCATCGGCCTGGGAGCCGGTGACAACCGCCAGGCGGCGGTTGTGGCGGAGATTGCGAAGAGCTATCCGGGAAGCCATATCAACCAGGTATTTCCGGCAGTAGGGGCAACCCGCACCAATCTCGGAGCCCGGGACAGCTGGATCAACAGCCTGGTTTCTCCCTGCGGGCAGGCGGGTTTTGTGAACATATCAACCGGTCCTGTAAGCTCGGGGATAATACCGCAGGCCATTGTTCCCGTGGAGGCCGCCATTGCCCTCGTGCGGGATATGGGCGGCAATGCGCTCAAGTATTTTCCCATGCAGGGCTTGAAGCTGGAGGAGGAGTACCGTGCCGTCGCCACAGCCTGCGGAGAAGCCGGGTTTGCCCTGGAGCCTACAGGCGGCATCGATATGGACAATTTCGGGCCGATTCTGGAAATTGCCCTTCAGGCAGGGGTGCCGCAGGTCATTCCGCACGTCTATTCCTCCATTATTGATGCCGGCACAGGCCATACGAACGTGCAGGATGTCCGCAGATTGCTTGGTATCATGAAATCGCTGGTGGACCAATATGCCTAG
- a CDS encoding DgaE family pyridoxal phosphate-dependent ammonia lyase, producing the protein MGHSLHARYGLKRVINASGRMSILGVSAPTDTVMEAMKHGGQQYVEIADLVDKSGDYIARLLGSEAAVVVNSASSGIALSVAAIVTGGDPRLSLRLHQEPVLKNEIIMLKGHNVQYGAPVETMVSLGGGRVVEAGYANEGRKEHIEQAICERTAAILYVKSHHTVQKNMISVEEAWEVAARSGVPLIVDAAAEEDLLKYVQYSDLAIYSGSKAIEGPTSGIVAGKRKYVEWVKVQLHGIGRSMKVGKETTFGLLQALEEYQDKPDNSEVEKKALEALQPLAALHGVSVRIVQDEAGRAIFRGRIQIDAAAAGVDAKTVNDQLREGEIAVYTRDYGVKQGYFDIDPRSLQGDDLQVIIDRIHEIVEGK; encoded by the coding sequence ATGGGTCACTCATTACATGCTAGATATGGACTGAAACGCGTAATTAACGCCAGCGGGAGAATGAGTATCCTTGGAGTTTCTGCTCCGACGGATACCGTCATGGAGGCGATGAAGCATGGCGGACAGCAGTATGTGGAGATCGCGGATCTCGTGGATAAATCAGGGGATTATATTGCCCGGCTGCTCGGGTCAGAGGCTGCGGTTGTCGTGAATTCGGCATCCAGCGGCATTGCGCTGTCAGTGGCGGCCATCGTAACCGGCGGTGATCCCCGGCTCAGCCTCCGCCTGCATCAGGAGCCTGTACTTAAGAATGAAATTATTATGCTGAAGGGCCACAATGTGCAGTACGGTGCTCCTGTGGAAACGATGGTTTCCCTAGGGGGCGGCCGGGTGGTTGAAGCGGGATATGCCAACGAAGGCCGTAAGGAGCATATTGAACAAGCGATCTGTGAACGCACTGCAGCCATACTCTACGTCAAATCCCATCATACCGTCCAAAAAAACATGATTTCCGTGGAAGAGGCCTGGGAGGTTGCCGCGCGCAGCGGAGTTCCGCTGATTGTCGATGCGGCTGCGGAAGAGGATCTGCTTAAATATGTCCAATACTCTGATCTTGCCATCTACAGCGGCTCCAAAGCCATTGAAGGCCCGACCTCGGGAATCGTTGCCGGCAAACGGAAATATGTTGAATGGGTGAAGGTACAGCTGCACGGGATCGGCCGCAGCATGAAAGTCGGCAAAGAGACCACCTTCGGGCTGCTCCAGGCGCTGGAGGAATACCAGGACAAGCCTGACAACAGTGAAGTGGAGAAAAAAGCGCTTGAGGCGCTTCAGCCGCTGGCCGCACTACACGGAGTTTCGGTCCGCATCGTGCAGGATGAAGCGGGCAGAGCCATATTCCGGGGACGCATCCAGATTGATGCCGCCGCCGCAGGAGTGGATGCCAAAACCGTTAATGACCAGCTGCGCGAGGGCGAAATAGCAGTGTACACACGGGACTATGGAGTGAAGCAGGGATATTTCGATATCGATCCCCGTTCTTTGCAAGGGGATGATCTTCAGGTAATCATAGACAGAATACATGAAATTGTGGAGGGCAAATAG
- a CDS encoding amidohydrolase/deacetylase family metallohydrolase produces the protein MEKEMEQVGTENVLRNLQLIDGRTVDIAIRDGIISAITPAGRAEGKTVLDGSGLYVSSGWIDLHVHAVPELHPYGDDIDEIGIKQGVTTIVDAGSCGADRIGAFYAGSLLAATNVLAFLNISRIGLERTDELSQLEWIDRDEAVQAAAAYPDFIVGLKARISQSVVKENGIQPLKQARALSGETKLPLMVHIGSAPPDISEVLELLQPGDVITHYLNGKSNNLFHADGTPLQGLLEAVAKGVHLDVGHGTASFSFRIAGQAKKAGIPLNTISTDIYRGNRLNGPVYSMSNVLSKFLYLGYSLEEIIHAVTRNAALWLKRPELEGISVGQQANLTLFALEEGRKELTDSEGDVRVADHYIEAKGVFANGSLITC, from the coding sequence ATGGAGAAGGAGATGGAACAAGTGGGCACAGAGAATGTGCTGCGCAATTTGCAGCTGATTGACGGGCGGACGGTTGACATCGCCATTCGGGACGGAATCATCAGCGCCATTACACCGGCAGGCCGGGCTGAAGGAAAGACAGTGCTGGACGGCTCTGGGCTATACGTATCCAGCGGATGGATTGATTTGCATGTGCATGCCGTGCCTGAGCTGCATCCTTATGGCGATGACATCGATGAAATTGGTATCAAACAGGGAGTAACAACAATCGTCGATGCCGGGAGCTGCGGTGCGGACCGGATCGGAGCTTTTTATGCTGGGAGCCTGCTCGCTGCCACCAATGTGTTGGCTTTTCTGAATATCTCCCGGATTGGTCTGGAGCGTACGGATGAGCTGTCGCAGCTGGAATGGATTGACCGGGATGAGGCTGTGCAGGCGGCAGCGGCTTATCCTGATTTCATTGTGGGGCTCAAGGCCCGCATAAGTCAAAGTGTCGTCAAAGAAAACGGTATTCAGCCGCTCAAGCAGGCCCGGGCATTGTCCGGTGAAACGAAGCTTCCGCTGATGGTGCATATCGGCTCCGCTCCGCCGGATATTTCTGAAGTGCTGGAACTGCTGCAGCCGGGGGATGTTATTACCCATTATCTCAACGGCAAGTCCAATAATTTGTTTCATGCGGACGGCACGCCGCTTCAAGGGCTGCTGGAGGCAGTCGCAAAGGGAGTTCATCTGGATGTGGGTCATGGTACCGCAAGCTTTTCCTTCCGGATTGCCGGACAGGCCAAGAAGGCGGGCATTCCACTGAATACGATCAGCACGGACATCTACCGGGGGAACCGGCTGAACGGGCCGGTGTACAGCATGTCAAATGTGCTGTCGAAATTTCTCTATCTGGGCTACAGCCTGGAGGAGATTATTCATGCGGTCACCCGGAATGCGGCATTGTGGCTTAAGAGGCCTGAGCTTGAAGGCATCAGTGTAGGACAGCAGGCGAATCTGACACTGTTTGCCCTGGAAGAAGGACGGAAGGAACTGACGGATTCGGAAGGCGATGTCCGGGTTGCGGACCACTATATTGAGGCTAAAGGAGTCTTTGCAAATGGGTCACTCATTACATGCTAG
- the deoC gene encoding deoxyribose-phosphate aldolase — MSTNTLSGIIDHTLLKADARKEDIIKLAEEAKTYKFASVCVNPAWVATAYEVLKDTPEVKVCTVIGFPLGASTPETKAFETTNAISNGAGEVDMVINIGALKDGDNELVKRDIAAVVGAARGKALTKVIIETCLLTDEEKVRACKLAVEAGADFVKTSTGFSTGGATKEDIALMRAAVGPDIGVKASGGVRSAEDALIMVGAGATRIGTSGGVAIAKGEQSQSGY, encoded by the coding sequence ATGAGTACAAACACACTATCCGGGATCATTGACCACACCCTGCTGAAGGCGGATGCCCGTAAAGAAGATATCATCAAGCTGGCGGAAGAGGCCAAGACGTATAAATTTGCTTCGGTCTGCGTGAATCCGGCCTGGGTTGCTACAGCGTACGAGGTGTTGAAGGACACGCCTGAAGTGAAGGTATGCACGGTTATCGGGTTCCCGCTGGGCGCTTCGACACCGGAAACCAAGGCATTTGAGACCACGAACGCAATTTCGAACGGGGCCGGAGAAGTGGACATGGTTATCAACATCGGCGCACTGAAGGACGGGGACAATGAGCTGGTGAAGCGGGATATCGCTGCAGTTGTCGGTGCAGCCCGCGGCAAAGCACTGACCAAAGTGATCATTGAGACCTGCCTGCTTACGGATGAAGAAAAGGTCCGTGCCTGCAAGCTTGCCGTAGAAGCCGGAGCCGACTTCGTGAAAACGTCGACCGGATTCTCCACCGGCGGCGCAACCAAGGAAGACATCGCGCTCATGCGTGCCGCAGTTGGCCCTGACATCGGCGTCAAAGCTTCCGGCGGTGTGCGCAGCGCGGAGGATGCGCTGATCATGGTTGGCGCAGGCGCAACCCGTATCGGCACCAGCGGCGGTGTGGCTATCGCCAAAGGCGAGCAAAGCCAGAGCGGATACTAA
- a CDS encoding prohibitin family protein, which translates to MEVNPKLKQVRPGKIISIVIAVLLVVIIGGNAFTSVEYGHVGLYKTFGKLNNNMLSPGIHFKIPFIQTVIQVNTQVTKAETDTSASSKDLQPVSTHVAVNYSVNKDSAYNLMNNIGGNFDGVIINPAIQEIVKEVTAKYPAEDLITRRDLVAGEISELLTKRLGRYDLVVNDINIVNFKFSDAFNQSIEAKQVAQQQALKAENDLRRVEIEAKQKIAQAQAEAESLRLKKQEVTPELVQLKQIEVQEKALEKWNGVLPSVTGGATPFVDVQSLTQK; encoded by the coding sequence GTGGAGGTTAACCCGAAACTTAAGCAGGTTCGTCCAGGCAAAATTATTAGCATTGTTATTGCGGTCTTATTGGTAGTAATTATTGGGGGCAATGCGTTTACTTCTGTGGAGTACGGCCATGTGGGTCTATACAAAACCTTCGGCAAGCTCAACAACAATATGCTCTCGCCCGGCATCCATTTCAAAATTCCGTTCATTCAAACAGTCATTCAGGTCAATACGCAGGTTACCAAGGCCGAGACGGATACATCCGCGTCGTCCAAAGATTTGCAGCCTGTATCCACGCATGTGGCTGTCAACTATTCCGTCAATAAGGATTCCGCTTATAATCTCATGAATAATATCGGCGGGAATTTCGATGGAGTCATTATTAATCCGGCGATTCAGGAAATTGTGAAAGAGGTTACTGCCAAATATCCTGCGGAGGACCTCATCACCCGGCGTGATCTCGTTGCAGGAGAAATCAGCGAGCTGCTGACCAAGCGGCTGGGCAGATACGATCTGGTCGTAAATGACATTAATATTGTGAACTTCAAATTCTCGGATGCCTTCAACCAGTCGATTGAAGCCAAGCAGGTTGCCCAGCAGCAGGCGCTGAAGGCCGAAAATGATCTGCGGCGGGTCGAGATCGAAGCCAAGCAGAAGATCGCCCAGGCCCAGGCGGAAGCCGAATCGCTGCGGCTCAAGAAGCAGGAGGTAACTCCGGAGCTGGTGCAGCTGAAACAAATCGAGGTACAGGAGAAGGCGCTGGAGAAATGGAACGGTGTGCTCCCGAGCGTCACTGGCGGCGCTACGCCATTTGTCGATGTACAGTCGCTGACGCAGAAATAA